CCCCGTGCGGTTGACGCTACGCTGCTCGGTAGGGCGCCGCATTGCTCGATGGAGGAGGGCCGCATGAGACGTCGACTGTTTCTCGAAGGACTGGGCGGCGCGGCTGGCGCACTGATGCTGCGGTCCGGAACCGCTGATGCGGCGGCGCTCGCGCCGATCGTTTCGACCCAAGCCAGTCAGACTCCAAACTGGTCGCTCATCAGATCACAGTTCCGACTGCCCCGCGACACCGCGTACTTGAACACCGCCGGACTCGGCGCATCGCCGGTCGTCGTCATCGACACGGTGAAGGCGCGCATGGACCGCGAAGAGGAGAATCCCGCTCCCGGGCACAACGAAGACGACTGGCGGCGCATCAGGGGAAAGTGCGCGGCGCTCCTGGGTTCGGAGTGTCGCGGCCAAGACATCGCGTTTCTATCGACGGCCACCGAGGGCATCAACGCCATCCTCAATACGGTTCCGCTCGGGCAGGGTGACGAGATCGTCACATCGACCCACGAGCACGCCGGGCTGGTCATTCCATTGCTGCACAAGATGCGGACCACCGGCTGCGTGGTGCGGACGTTCGAACCGGATCTCGTTCGTGCGCGGGGCAATACCGACCGCATTGCGGCCGTCACGACTGCGCGAACGCGCCTGATCTTCATCAGCCATGTGACGTGCACCACCGGCCAGCTCATGCCAGTTGCGGAGATTGGCCGATTCGCGCGTGACCGGGGCATCACATT
The nucleotide sequence above comes from Acidobacteriota bacterium. Encoded proteins:
- a CDS encoding aminotransferase class V-fold PLP-dependent enzyme; its protein translation is MRRRLFLEGLGGAAGALMLRSGTADAAALAPIVSTQASQTPNWSLIRSQFRLPRDTAYLNTAGLGASPVVVIDTVKARMDREEENPAPGHNEDDWRRIRGKCAALLGSECRGQDIAFLSTATEGINAILNTVPLGQGDEIVTSTHEHAGLVIPLLHKMRTTGCVVRTFEPDLVRARGNTDRIAAVTTARTRLIFISHVTCTTGQLMPVAEIGRFARDRGITFALDGAQSLGHVPFDVSRTFADYYAASGHKWVMGPKRTGLLYVHPDRQAAAVPTVVGAYSDESSNLFARTLTLRPNAQRFEYGTQNNALIYGLEAAVDYVSGLGMEALWQRNRALAERCRAGLQGLKDVEILSPADADSRTAILTFRVGGRDNGSVASSLMGQRLRARSVKEGGLDAVRASFHACNDETHVDRLIAAVSNLR